In Litorilinea aerophila, the genomic stretch TGGTGATGCCGATCCCCAGGTAGCGACCCGCCACCCGGAACTGCTCCAGGGCGAAGGCATCCCCCTGCTGGGCCGCCTGCTGCAACACCGGCGGGGTGACCTCTTCGATGCGGCCGTTGGCCAGCTCCAGGGCCAGGCTGGTGGCGCCCCGGCGCAGGGCATGCTGGGCTCGCCGGGCAATGTTGGGGCCCGACGCCAGGCCCTCCAGGGTGCCCACCATGGGTGGATCCCCCTCCTCGGCCTGGATGTCGATGGTGATGTGTCCCAGCTCCGCGGCCAGCCCCTGTCGCCCCAGCAGCATCTGGTTGTCCACGATCACGCCGGTCCCGATGCCGGTGCTGACGGTCATGTAGACCATGTGGCGGCAACCCCGGCCGGCGCCGTAGCGATGCTCGGCCAGCCCTGCCAGGTTGGCGTCGTTGCCCAGGAACACCGGCACGCCGAAGGCCGTCTCCAACTCCTGGCGCAGGGGCACCCGATGCCAGCCGGGCAGGTTGGGACCCATGAGCACCACGCCCTGGTACGGGTCCGTCGGTCCCGGCGCGCCGATGCCGATGGCGGCGATGGGGTGACCCGCCGCGGTGGCGGCAATTTGCTGACGGATCCGGCCCAAGACCGCCTGGGGCCCCTCCTGGGCCAGGGTCAAGGTTGAATGCCGGGCCAGGATCTTCCCGGTCCCATCTGCCAGGACGGCCCGCAACTGGGTTCCGCCCAGGTCCACTCCCACGACATACCCTTCCATAGCGTAGGTTCACCTGTTGAATGTAGTCGAGCCGATAGTGTAGCTGCCAGCCAGCGTCCCTCAACCTGGGACGCCCCCATTCTACCATGCGCCCGGAGGGGAGAACCAACTGTCCAGGGCCATGGGGCGCGTATCATTCGCCGCGCAGAAATTTTGACAAACCCAGTCCCCTGTGATACAGTGGCGGCGCCGTTGCCTCACCATCCAACCATCTCAAGCTGGTGGACCAGGATAGGTGAGCGTCCCTCCAACAGGCACGGGATGCTGGCACAGGCCAGAAGTAGCGGAGCGAATGGCAGTTGGCGAACGACAGTTGGATTGACACGACTGTTGAATTGAGTGGCAGCAACCGTGCCAGGCCCTCTTGTTTGAGTGTTCGAGCCAACTGGTTCCAGTCAACGTGTTCGAGTCAACGTGTTCGAGTAGACGTGTTCAAGGAAACGCGTGAGGAGTGAGATGAGCGTGACATACGCAGGGGTGTTCACCCGTATCCGGATGGCCATTGCCGGTGGCTTTCAAGTCCCAGGGAGTGGTGCGTCTGTAGCACGTTGACTCGACCGCTGAGTTAGAACGACTGCCGCAGCGCACCACCCGGTGCCTGCGGCTTTTTGTTTCTCGCGCGGCCCGCCCACCTCCGCTCGATTGTGGAGATGCAGCGGCGGGCTGGCAGCCGAGATTGAAACGCAGGCATTGGGGAATTTCCCGACGCCTGCGTTTTTTTGTCGGGCGGTTTATCACGGGATTTCCGCACCCACGGGACAGAGCCACGGACAGGGTTGACGCCGGCAACCCAAGGAGAGCTGCCAGGCAGGCAGCCTGTTCGATCCAATTTCCCCCTTTCCTGGTTATTTTCGAGAGGATAGATGTAGGATGGCGACGCAGACATCAATCGAACCAATGCAATCAAGTCCGGATCTGAAGACGGTGGTGACCGGCAACCGCTTCCGGGGCCTGTGGCGGCTGATGAAGGGCTTCCGCCTGGCCTACCTGGGCGCGGCCTTCAGCCTGGGCGTGGCCACCAGCGCCAGGACCGCATCCCTGTTGCTGATTCGCTACTTCGTGGACAGCTACCTGGCCCAGGGCAACCGTACCTTCACCTTGTGGATGATCGCGGCCGGCTTTGTGGCCCTGGCAGGGGTTCAGGGTGGCTTCACCTTTCTCAGCGGCAAGCTGGCGGCCCACACGGCGGAAGGACTGGCCCAGCGGCTGCGCAACTACCTGCTGGATCACATCCAGCACCTGCCCTTTGCCTATCACGACAGCATGCAAACGGGTGAGCTGATCCAGCGGGTGACCTCCGACGTGGACGCCCTGCGGCGCTTCTTTGCGTCCCAGGCCATCGAGAGCAGCCGGATCATCTTCCTGTTTCTCATCAACTTCCTGGCCATCCTGGCCCTCAACGTCCAGCTGGCCTTCCTGTCCATCATCGTGATCCCGGTGATCCTGGCCATCTCGGTCTACTTCTTCCGGCTGGTCTCCCGGGCCTACGAGGAATATCAGGAGCAGGAAGCGGTGCTGACCACCACCCTGCAGGAGAACCTGAGCGGGGTGCGGGTGGTAAAGGCCTTTGCCCGCCAGGAGTTCGAGGAGGAGAAATTCCGCCAGGCCAATCAGGGGAAGTACCTCAAAGGCAAGCGCCTGCTCCTGATGCACTCCCTCTACTGGCCCACCTCGGACATTCTCTGTGGCGCCCAGATGCTGGGAGGCTTCACCGTGGGCGCGCTGATGGCCATCAACGGCACCATCAGCGTGGGGACCTACCTGGCCTACGCGGGCATGGTCATCCTCATCATCTGGCCCATCCGCAACCTGGGCCGCCTGGTGGTGGAGATGTCCCGGGGGCTGGTCTCCTTCGAGCGGGTGGCCGAAGTGATCCGGCAGGAGCGGGAGGTGATGGACGAGGAGTCCTTCACGCCGCCGGCCCGGCTGCGGGGGGAGATCGTCTTCGACGACGTGAGCTTCGACTATCACCAGGAGCCCCACAGCCAGGCCGTGCATGCCCTGAGCGGGAACGGCGCCCATGGGCCGGACGGAGCCAACGGTCGGCTGCCGACGGCCGCCGACGGCGCGGAGGGGCCCCGGCGCCAGGGAGCCATCGCCCTGGAGCACATCAGCTTCCGGGTGCAGCCGGGCCAACGGGTGGCCCTGCTGGGTGCCACCGGCGCCGGGAAGACCACCCTGGTCAACCTGCTGCCCCGCTTCTACGACTACACGGGCGGGCGCATCCTGCTGGATGGGGTGGAGCTGAAGCGCTATTCCCGGCGCTACCTCCGCCAGCAGATCGGCATCGTGGAGCAGGAGCCCTTCCTCTTCTCCCGGACGGTGCGGGAGAACATCACCTACAGCGTGGGGCAGGAGGTCTCCCAGGAGCAGGTGGAGGCGGCAGCCCGGGCAGCGGCCATCCACGACGTCATCATGACCAAGCTGCCCCACGGCTACGACACCCTGGTGGGTGAGCGGGGCACCACCCTGTCCGGCGGCCAGAAACAACGGGTGGCCATCGCCCGCACCCTGCTCAAGGACCCGCGTATCCTGATCCTGGATGACTCCACCTCGGCCGTGGATACGGAGACCGAGGCGGAGATCCGCCAGGCGCTGGAGAGGCTGATGGAGAACCGGACCACGTTCATCATCGCCCACCGCATCCAGAGTGTGATGAACGCGGACCTGATCCTGGTCCTGAACCGTGGGCGCATCGTCCAGAGCGGCACCCACGAAGAACTGATCCGGCAGGAGGGGATGTACCGCCGGATCTATGAGGCACAAACTCGCATTGAGACGGAATTACAGGAGGAGTTGACCGGTGTCTCAGCCAATTGAGTTCGAAGAAGAAGAGTTCACAACCCAATTTAATGGGCAGACCATTCGGCGGATCCTGGCCCAGACCCGGCCCCACTGGCCGTTTCTGGTGGGGTTTCTGAGCCTCATCGCCCTGGCCTCGTTCCTGGATTCGTACTTTACGTTTTTGAGCAAACGCATCATCGACGAGGGGATCGTGGCCCAGGATCGGGCCGCGCTCTACCGCATCGTCACCATCTACGGCTCCCTGTTGGCAGTTCAGGCCCTCAGCGTCTTCGGCTTCATCTACCTGACGGGCCTGCTGGGCGAGCGCATCCGCTATGACCTGCGGGAAAAGATGTTCCGCCATCTCCAGCGGCTTTCCCTGGGCTACTACAACCGGACGCCGGTGGGGTGGATCATGTCCCGGGTAACTTCGGACACAGACCGGGTGGCGGAGCTGGTGACGTGGGGGCTGCTGGACACGAGCTGGGGGCTGCTGAACATCGCCACGGCCGTCTACTTCATGATGATCATCGAATGGCACCTGGCCCTGATCGTCAGTGCCGTCATTCCCATCATCGTGATCGTGGCCATCCAGTTCAAGAAGAAGATCATCGTGGAGTATCGGGCCGTGCGGAAGATCAACTCCAAGATCACCGGCGCCTATAACGAAACCATCACCGGCGTCAAGGTGATCAAGGCCCTGGGGCGGGAGAAAGAGAACCTGGAGGAATTCAGCCACCTGACCAGCGACATGTACCGGGCTGGCTACCGGGCGGCGTGGCTCTCCGCCCTCTTCCTGCCCACCGTCCAGCTCATCAGCGCCGCGGCCGTGGGCGTAATCATCTGGTATACCGGCTGGCAGGCCGAAGTGGCCGTGGGCGGAATGACCCTGAGCGTCGGCGGCATGCAGGCCTTCATCTCCTATGTCACCTTCATGCTCTTTCCCATCCAGGAAATGGCCCGGGTGTACGCGGAGATGCAACAGGCGGTGGCCTCGGGGGAGCGCATCTTCTCCCTGCTGGATGCCACGCCCGAGATCGTGGACCGACCTGACGCCTTCGACCCGGGCACCCTGCGGGGCGACATCGAGTTCGAGCACGTGGACTTCTACTACGAGGAGGACAGCCCGGTCCTGCAGGACTTCAACCTGAAGGTTCGGCAGGGGGAGGTCATCGCGCTGGTGGGGCCGACGGGCGGCGGCAAGTCCACCATCGTTAACCTGCTGTGCCGATTCTATGAACCCAAGCGGGGCGTGATCCGTATCGGTG encodes the following:
- a CDS encoding ABC transporter ATP-binding protein, with product MSQPIEFEEEEFTTQFNGQTIRRILAQTRPHWPFLVGFLSLIALASFLDSYFTFLSKRIIDEGIVAQDRAALYRIVTIYGSLLAVQALSVFGFIYLTGLLGERIRYDLREKMFRHLQRLSLGYYNRTPVGWIMSRVTSDTDRVAELVTWGLLDTSWGLLNIATAVYFMMIIEWHLALIVSAVIPIIVIVAIQFKKKIIVEYRAVRKINSKITGAYNETITGVKVIKALGREKENLEEFSHLTSDMYRAGYRAAWLSALFLPTVQLISAAAVGVIIWYTGWQAEVAVGGMTLSVGGMQAFISYVTFMLFPIQEMARVYAEMQQAVASGERIFSLLDATPEIVDRPDAFDPGTLRGDIEFEHVDFYYEEDSPVLQDFNLKVRQGEVIALVGPTGGGKSTIVNLLCRFYEPKRGVIRIGGVDYTRFTQHAIQSRIGMVLQTPHLFSGTIRDNIRYGRLDATDEEVEEAARLVGAHEFIVRLEKGYDAEVGEGGNLLSVGQKQLISLARAVLANPDIFIMDEATSSVDTLTEALIQQGMEVLMRGRTSFVIAHRLSTIRNADRILVIENGTISEMGSHSELLRRRGHYYRLYTQQFRRERSEAYAQQVDGREPAPAPGEALAT
- a CDS encoding ABC transporter ATP-binding protein — its product is MQSSPDLKTVVTGNRFRGLWRLMKGFRLAYLGAAFSLGVATSARTASLLLIRYFVDSYLAQGNRTFTLWMIAAGFVALAGVQGGFTFLSGKLAAHTAEGLAQRLRNYLLDHIQHLPFAYHDSMQTGELIQRVTSDVDALRRFFASQAIESSRIIFLFLINFLAILALNVQLAFLSIIVIPVILAISVYFFRLVSRAYEEYQEQEAVLTTTLQENLSGVRVVKAFARQEFEEEKFRQANQGKYLKGKRLLLMHSLYWPTSDILCGAQMLGGFTVGALMAINGTISVGTYLAYAGMVILIIWPIRNLGRLVVEMSRGLVSFERVAEVIRQEREVMDEESFTPPARLRGEIVFDDVSFDYHQEPHSQAVHALSGNGAHGPDGANGRLPTAADGAEGPRRQGAIALEHISFRVQPGQRVALLGATGAGKTTLVNLLPRFYDYTGGRILLDGVELKRYSRRYLRQQIGIVEQEPFLFSRTVRENITYSVGQEVSQEQVEAAARAAAIHDVIMTKLPHGYDTLVGERGTTLSGGQKQRVAIARTLLKDPRILILDDSTSAVDTETEAEIRQALERLMENRTTFIIAHRIQSVMNADLILVLNRGRIVQSGTHEELIRQEGMYRRIYEAQTRIETELQEELTGVSAN
- a CDS encoding ROK family protein; amino-acid sequence: MEGYVVGVDLGGTQLRAVLADGTGKILARHSTLTLAQEGPQAVLGRIRQQIAATAAGHPIAAIGIGAPGPTDPYQGVVLMGPNLPGWHRVPLRQELETAFGVPVFLGNDANLAGLAEHRYGAGRGCRHMVYMTVSTGIGTGVIVDNQMLLGRQGLAAELGHITIDIQAEEGDPPMVGTLEGLASGPNIARRAQHALRRGATSLALELANGRIEEVTPPVLQQAAQQGDAFALEQFRVAGRYLGIGITNILHIFNPERIVLGGSVWLHCAPFLESSLWETIRVRAQSSEYWQKLEIVSAALGDDVGLLGAVALAVDGLSRGEAR